Proteins from a single region of Salvia miltiorrhiza cultivar Shanhuang (shh) unplaced genomic scaffold, IMPLAD_Smil_shh fragScaff_scaffold_71_2, whole genome shotgun sequence:
- the LOC131003105 gene encoding spermidine coumaroyl-CoA acyltransferase, which yields MQLRSQETAVIRPIKPPFDHDHVLSLSHLDTDRNLLVTLRYLRIYPSTPHQQSDPFHVITAALSAALLHYYPLAGTLRRRHSDSRLELHCRAGDGLPVIGAVACCPLSAVDTEADSSFAELLVPDPDPEEDPIRPMILQVTRFSCGGFVLGTAAHHAICDGFGATLFFNAVAELARGSGEIGIKPVWDRSALLGPRNPPRIEYPIGELLSLDKDFSPYTSSGKRVVKECLNVEEEWLDRVKGLLYKQSGLKFTTFEALGAIIWSTRIKAEKVPANEKVTFAYSMSIRNIVNPSLPAGYWGNSCVPMFVHLTAEQPIWKIAAAIKTSKQHATGEYVASYVDFQELHYGEGISGGRRVSGFTDWRHLGHSTVDFGWGGPTAVVPLSARLLGSVEPCFFLPGKEGRVKVLLHLEESLVLPFRGEMDKLINLISNGLLSAI from the exons ATGCAGCTCCGCAGTCAAGAAACAGCCGTGATCCGCCCCATCAAACCGCCGTTCGATCACGATCACGTCCTCTCTCTTTCCCACCTCGACACCGACCGCAACCTGCTCGTCACCCTCCGCTACCTCCGCATTTACCCAAGCACACCCCACCAACAATCCGACCCTTTCCACGTCATCACCGCCGCTCTctccgccgccctcctccaCTACTACCCCCTCGCTGGAAccctccgccgccgccactcCGACAGCCGCCTCGAGCTCCACTGCCGCGCCGGCGACGGATTGCCGGTTATCGGCGCCGTCGCCTGCTGCCCCTTGAGCGCCGTCGACACCGAAGCCGATTCGTCTTTTGCGGAGCTGCTGGTGCCCGACCCGGACCCGGAAGAAGACCCGATTCGGCCGATGATTCTGCAGGTCACCAGATTCAGTTGCGGCGGGTTCGTTCTCGGCACGGCTGCTCATCACGCGATTTGCGACGGTTTTGGAGCCACGCTGTTTTTCAACGCGGTGGCGGAGCTCGCGCGCGGGTCGGGTGAGATCGGAATCAAGCCGGTTTGGGATAGGTCCGCATTGCTCGGGCCCAGGAACCCGCCCCGTATTGAGTACCCAATTGGTGAGCTCTTGAGCTTGGATAAGGATTTCTCGCCGTATACGAGTTCGGGTAAACGGGTCGTGAAGGAGTGTTTGAATGTGGAGGAGGAGTGGTTGGATCGGGTTAAGGGGTTGTTGTACAAGCAATCCGGGTTGAAATTTACAACTTTTGAAGCGTTGGGTGCTATTATATGGAGCACCAG AATCAAAGCCGAAAAAGTCCCTGCAAACGAGAAAGTAACATTTGCATATTCAATGAGTATCAGAAACATAGTAAATCCAAGTCTACCCGCCGGCTACTGGGGCAACAGCTGCGTCCCGATGTTTGTACACCTGACGGCGGAGCAGCCCATATGGAAAATCGCGGCCGCCATCAAAACGAGCAAGCAGCACGCCACCGGTGAGTACGTGGCGTCGTACGTGGACTTTCAGGAGCTCCATTACGGGGAAGGGATCAGCGGCGGGAGGAGAGTGAGTGGATTCACCGACTGGCGGCACTTGGGCCATTCGACGGTGGACTTCGGGTGGGGCGGGCCCACGGCGGTGGTGCCGCTGTCGGCGCGCCTCCTTGGGAGCGTGGAGCCTTGCTTTTTCTTGCCGGGGAAGGAAGGGAGGGTGAAGGTGTTGCTGCATTTGGAGGAGAGTTTGGTGTTGCCTTTTAGGGGAGAAATGGACAAGTTGATCAACTTAATTAGCAATGGACTCTTGTCCGCTATTTGA